The Caloranaerobacter ferrireducens genome contains a region encoding:
- a CDS encoding methyl-accepting chemotaxis protein has product MKNLKLKTKLILVIITLVFLSSAASGLISYFNQKDVILHELEDTSSNLSKILSNQIETFLYEKIKLLESISNLEGITSLDRDSQTKILKSIQAKQKDLSLLFVTNLKGYQIARSDGKTIYSDLSKRQYIKDVKEKKKTVISNVLISSITGKPSIVIATPIFDSNNNITAILGAFVDLSSIEKFRKEITIGKTGFGFVVDSEGKILAHPNKNIVEERKSYSDIAPVKEVLKNKIGTTTYKIDGIKYYGSYRPVPILNGGVIVQQPYKEAFAPLNNVRLFTFITTIIIILAASAIGYVFSLSITKPIAKLVFFANRLSEGDLTQNIDIKSKDEIGKLAFAFKEMNNNLKNLLNNINIASEKVNKAALDLSESSSQVSEISDQIAVAIDELASGSSEQATSIENTSNSVNEIVKSIETISDKSIESAKLSNESKLLADRGIEIINNQNSKLKQSAESIRNVSNSIENLNKKSEKISQITNLISSISEQTNLLALNASIEAARAGEAGRGFSVVADEIRKLAEQSQDSVEQINSILTDMINDIKNVVSVTRDTLEIFKEQESLSQNTTDAFYQISDSINRILNQVNDIAEAIEKVKDETNNMVDEIQSISAVSEESAASAEEVAASTQEQSASVQQISAAAQELAELSLNLEEEVRKFKF; this is encoded by the coding sequence TTGAAAAATCTAAAGCTAAAAACAAAACTTATTCTTGTAATTATCACACTAGTATTTTTATCTTCAGCAGCATCTGGATTAATTTCTTATTTTAATCAGAAAGATGTTATTTTACATGAGTTAGAAGATACTAGTAGTAATCTATCTAAAATTTTATCAAATCAAATTGAAACATTTCTATACGAAAAAATTAAATTATTAGAATCAATTTCTAACCTTGAGGGTATTACTTCTTTAGACAGAGACTCACAAACTAAAATATTAAAATCCATTCAAGCTAAGCAAAAAGACCTTTCTTTACTATTTGTAACCAATTTAAAAGGTTATCAAATAGCAAGGTCCGATGGTAAAACTATCTATTCAGATTTATCTAAACGTCAGTACATAAAAGATGTAAAAGAAAAAAAGAAAACAGTAATAAGTAATGTTTTGATTTCAAGCATCACTGGTAAACCTTCTATTGTAATAGCAACCCCTATTTTTGATAGTAACAACAATATAACAGCTATTTTAGGTGCTTTTGTAGATTTAAGTTCTATTGAAAAGTTTAGAAAAGAAATAACTATTGGTAAAACAGGTTTCGGTTTTGTTGTAGATTCTGAAGGTAAAATACTTGCTCATCCAAATAAAAATATAGTTGAAGAAAGGAAATCATATTCTGATATAGCTCCTGTAAAAGAAGTTCTTAAAAATAAAATCGGAACTACAACATATAAAATTGATGGTATAAAATACTATGGTTCATATAGACCTGTACCTATTCTTAATGGAGGAGTAATAGTTCAGCAACCTTATAAAGAAGCTTTTGCACCACTTAATAATGTCAGATTATTTACATTTATAACAACAATTATAATTATTTTAGCTGCATCAGCAATTGGATACGTATTTTCATTGAGTATAACAAAACCAATAGCAAAATTAGTCTTTTTTGCTAACAGATTATCTGAAGGAGATTTAACTCAAAATATAGATATAAAAAGCAAAGATGAAATAGGGAAACTAGCTTTTGCTTTTAAAGAAATGAATAATAACCTTAAAAATTTATTAAATAACATCAATATAGCTTCTGAAAAAGTTAATAAAGCAGCGTTAGATCTTTCAGAATCTTCATCTCAAGTCAGTGAAATATCAGATCAGATAGCTGTAGCAATTGATGAACTTGCTTCTGGTAGCAGCGAACAAGCTACTAGCATTGAAAATACATCTAATTCTGTTAATGAAATAGTAAAATCTATTGAAACTATTTCTGATAAATCAATAGAATCTGCTAAACTATCAAATGAATCCAAATTATTAGCTGACCGTGGAATTGAAATAATTAATAATCAAAATAGCAAACTTAAACAAAGTGCTGAATCAATTAGAAATGTTTCTAATTCAATAGAAAACCTAAATAAAAAATCTGAGAAAATTAGTCAGATAACAAATCTTATAAGCTCTATTTCAGAACAGACAAATTTACTAGCTTTAAATGCTTCTATAGAAGCAGCCAGAGCAGGCGAAGCAGGACGTGGATTCAGCGTCGTTGCCGATGAAATAAGAAAATTAGCAGAACAATCTCAAGATTCTGTTGAACAAATAAACAGTATATTAACAGATATGATCAATGACATAAAAAATGTTGTATCAGTTACAAGAGATACATTAGAAATTTTTAAAGAACAAGAAAGTCTTAGCCAAAATACAACTGATGCATTTTATCAAATTTCTGATTCTATAAATAGAATATTAAATCAGGTTAATGATATTGCTGAAGCTATTGAAAAGGTTAAAGATGAAACTAATAATATGGTAGATGAAATTCAAAGTATATCAGCTGTTTCAGAAGAATCAGCTGCAAGTGCTGAAGAAGTAGCAGCTTC
- a CDS encoding aldehyde dehydrogenase — protein sequence MEEIKKIIDKQREYFRKGITLDIDFRINMLKVLRRAIIENERLILKALKEDLKKSDFEGYETEIGIVLDEMRYVIKNLRSWAKPKKVKTPITQFISNSYIYSEPYGVTLIIAPWNYPFQLVMAPLIGSISAGNCSIIKPSEYAPYTSKIISKIISENFEEEFIAVVEGGIEVNKALLKEKFDYIFFTGSVNVGKIVMEAASKYLTPVTLELGGKSPCIVDEDADIDLAAKRIVWGKFLNAGQTCVAPDYLYLHKNIKNHFIKSAVKFIKGFFGENPLKSEDYTRIINIKHFNRLKNLLKDGDILYGGDFDEEKLYIAPTIIDNVTWEDSVMQEEIFGPILPLLVFEELDEVIETVNIHPKPLALYYFSNDKEKQERVIKEISFGGGCINDTIVHLATPYLPFGGVGNSGMGSYHGKASFDTFSHKKSVLKKSNLIDIPLRYPPYKGKINLLRKILK from the coding sequence ATGGAGGAAATAAAAAAAATAATTGATAAACAGAGAGAATATTTTAGAAAAGGTATTACTTTAGATATAGATTTTAGAATTAATATGTTAAAAGTATTGAGAAGAGCAATAATAGAAAATGAAAGGCTGATTTTAAAGGCTTTAAAAGAGGATTTGAAAAAGTCCGATTTTGAGGGGTACGAAACAGAGATAGGAATTGTATTAGATGAAATGAGATATGTTATAAAAAATTTAAGATCTTGGGCTAAACCTAAAAAGGTAAAAACTCCAATAACTCAATTTATATCAAATAGTTACATTTATTCAGAACCTTATGGCGTAACTTTGATTATTGCTCCTTGGAACTATCCGTTTCAACTAGTGATGGCTCCACTTATAGGTTCTATTTCTGCTGGAAACTGTTCTATTATAAAACCTTCTGAGTATGCTCCTTATACTTCTAAAATAATTTCTAAAATTATTTCGGAAAACTTTGAAGAAGAATTTATAGCTGTAGTTGAAGGGGGAATTGAGGTAAATAAGGCTCTTCTTAAAGAAAAGTTTGATTATATTTTCTTTACAGGTAGTGTTAATGTAGGCAAAATTGTAATGGAAGCTGCTTCAAAGTATTTAACACCTGTTACACTAGAACTAGGTGGAAAAAGTCCATGTATAGTAGATGAAGATGCAGATATTGATTTAGCTGCAAAAAGAATTGTATGGGGGAAGTTTTTAAATGCTGGACAGACTTGTGTAGCTCCTGATTATCTATATCTTCACAAGAATATAAAAAACCATTTTATAAAGAGTGCTGTTAAGTTTATAAAAGGATTTTTTGGAGAAAATCCTTTAAAAAGTGAAGATTATACAAGAATCATTAATATAAAGCACTTTAATAGATTAAAAAATCTATTGAAAGATGGAGATATATTATATGGTGGAGATTTTGACGAAGAAAAACTATATATTGCACCGACAATAATAGATAATGTAACTTGGGAAGATTCTGTAATGCAGGAAGAGATATTTGGACCTATTTTACCTCTATTGGTGTTTGAAGAATTAGATGAAGTAATAGAAACTGTTAATATACATCCTAAGCCTTTAGCTTTATATTATTTTTCAAATGATAAAGAAAAGCAGGAACGTGTAATAAAAGAGATTTCTTTTGGTGGAGGGTGTATAAATGATACTATAGTGCACCTTGCTACACCTTATCTTCCTTTTGGTGGTGTTGGTAATAGTGGCATGGGTAGCTATCACGGTAAAGCGAGTTTTGATACTTTTTCACATAAAAAAAGTGTTTTAAAAAAATCTAATTTGATAGATATTCCTCTTAGATATCCACCATATAAAGGTAAGATTAACTTATTAAGAAAGATATTAAAGTAA
- a CDS encoding ABC transporter permease, whose product MSKEHEEYIKKLKKRKMTIKITQIAIIIVCMVLWEISARLGWIDTFLTSYPSEIWNLFIKLLKNGSLFEHIGISVMENVFGFTIGTILGILVAILLWWSDFISKVLDPYLVVLNSLPKTALAPILILWVGAGYTGIIATAIAVSIIITIMNVYNGFKEVDEDKIRMLKTFGATKFQILKKVIIPASVPTMISSLKINIGLSWVGVIVGEFLVSKAGIGYLIVYGFQVFKLDLVMINVFILAILAAVMYQGVAFIENKFMKWKQ is encoded by the coding sequence ATGTCTAAAGAGCATGAAGAATATATCAAAAAACTTAAAAAGAGAAAAATGACTATTAAAATTACTCAAATTGCAATAATCATTGTTTGCATGGTTTTATGGGAGATTTCAGCCAGACTAGGATGGATAGATACATTCCTTACAAGTTATCCATCTGAAATCTGGAACTTGTTTATAAAGCTCTTGAAAAACGGTTCTCTATTTGAGCATATAGGAATTTCTGTTATGGAAAATGTATTTGGTTTTACTATCGGAACTATACTAGGTATTCTAGTAGCTATACTTCTATGGTGGTCAGATTTTATTTCAAAAGTATTAGACCCGTATCTTGTAGTATTAAATAGTTTACCTAAAACCGCATTAGCACCAATTTTAATACTTTGGGTTGGTGCTGGATATACTGGTATTATAGCAACTGCAATTGCTGTATCTATTATCATAACTATCATGAATGTGTATAACGGCTTTAAAGAAGTAGACGAAGATAAAATAAGAATGTTAAAAACCTTTGGCGCAACTAAATTTCAAATATTAAAAAAAGTCATAATACCTGCAAGTGTACCTACAATGATTAGTTCTTTAAAGATTAACATTGGTCTATCTTGGGTCGGAGTTATTGTTGGAGAATTCTTAGTATCAAAAGCAGGTATCGGCTATTTAATTGTATATGGTTTTCAAGTATTTAAATTAGATTTAGTAATGATAAATGTATTCATTTTAGCAATACTCGCTGCTGTAATGTATCAAGGAGTTGCGTTTATTGAAAATAAATTCATGAAATGGAAACAATAG
- a CDS encoding ABC transporter ATP-binding protein, with the protein MKKTNKEISYMFQRDHLFEWRTILGNALIGLEIQKKVNKETKKYVEKLLDTYGLGDFKHHYPSQLSGGMRQRAALIRTLAVKPDILLLDEPFSALDYQTRLAIADEIGTILKKEEKTAIMVTHDIAEAISIADRVVVLSKRPATIKDIVNIELTCPDGIRTPMRSREAPEFRYYFNKIWKELDIHV; encoded by the coding sequence TTGAAAAAGACAAATAAAGAAATAAGCTATATGTTTCAAAGAGACCATTTGTTTGAATGGAGAACCATTTTAGGTAATGCTTTAATTGGATTAGAAATACAGAAAAAAGTAAACAAAGAAACAAAAAAATATGTAGAAAAGCTCCTTGATACATATGGACTAGGAGATTTTAAACACCATTACCCAAGCCAGCTTTCAGGTGGCATGAGACAAAGAGCTGCTTTAATTAGGACATTGGCTGTAAAACCTGATATTCTCCTTTTAGATGAACCTTTCTCTGCTCTCGATTATCAAACTAGACTTGCTATTGCAGATGAAATAGGAACTATACTGAAAAAAGAAGAAAAAACTGCAATAATGGTTACGCATGATATAGCAGAAGCTATATCTATAGCAGACAGAGTTGTAGTATTATCTAAAAGACCAGCAACAATTAAAGATATAGTTAATATTGAATTAACCTGCCCAGATGGTATTAGAACACCTATGCGAAGTAGAGAAGCTCCTGAATTTAGGTACTACTTCAATAAAATATGGAAGGAGCTGGATATTCATGTCTAA
- a CDS encoding DUF1904 domain-containing protein codes for MPHIRVRGMELDQLKKVSKEMIDDLQNIIECPRDYFTLEYIHSTFIFDGEVSKGYPFIEVLWFDRGQEVQDRAASAITDRVKKFGYEDVCVIFTDLPKHKYYENGQHF; via the coding sequence ATGCCACATATAAGAGTGAGAGGAATGGAATTAGATCAGTTAAAAAAGGTGAGCAAGGAGATGATAGATGATCTACAAAATATTATAGAGTGTCCTAGGGATTATTTCACATTGGAATATATACATAGTACATTTATTTTTGATGGAGAAGTTTCAAAAGGATATCCTTTTATTGAAGTATTATGGTTCGATAGAGGACAAGAAGTACAGGATAGAGCAGCAAGTGCAATAACTGATAGAGTGAAGAAATTTGGTTATGAAGATGTATGTGTAATATTTACTGATTTACCAAAGCACAAATACTATGAAAACGGACAACATTTTTAA